The Sorangiineae bacterium MSr11367 genome window below encodes:
- a CDS encoding polysaccharide export protein, producing MLATALLLASTGCGGGYPPRPKIPAPVQNSQLGPGDRMEIFVVGEKDLPKDYMVNPDGTLDFPYVGNVKVAGLEPQEVTVVLREKLAQGKILSEPQVIVTVKDYASKRVSIIGQVQKPGSIVWIPGMQLVHDAVSQVGGFTSIADSNHVLLTRQVGRDKSQTFVISADAISEGAQQDILLQAGDTIKVDQRIF from the coding sequence ATGCTCGCGACCGCTCTCCTGTTGGCATCCACGGGATGCGGAGGCGGTTATCCCCCGAGGCCGAAGATTCCGGCGCCGGTGCAGAACTCCCAGCTCGGGCCGGGCGACAGGATGGAAATCTTCGTCGTGGGCGAGAAGGATCTGCCCAAGGACTACATGGTCAACCCGGATGGAACCTTGGATTTTCCCTACGTGGGGAATGTGAAGGTGGCCGGGTTGGAGCCCCAAGAGGTGACGGTCGTTCTCCGGGAAAAGCTCGCGCAAGGAAAGATCCTCAGCGAGCCACAGGTGATTGTCACCGTGAAGGACTATGCGTCCAAGAGGGTGAGCATCATCGGTCAAGTGCAGAAGCCCGGGAGCATCGTGTGGATTCCGGGGATGCAGCTGGTTCACGACGCCGTCTCGCAGGTGGGCGGCTTCACGTCGATTGCCGATAGCAACCACGTGCTGCTCACGCGGCAGGTGGGGCGCGACAAGAGCCAGACGTTCGTCATCAGCGCGGACGCCATCTCCGAGGGGGCGCAGCAAGACATCCTTCTGCAGGCCGGCGACACCATCAAAGTCGACCAGCGGATCTTCTGA
- the rlmN gene encoding 23S rRNA (adenine(2503)-C(2))-methyltransferase RlmN: MSTKSTEVPPVARTPEEWGEAVRKMGGRAYHGKQIFRWIQARGVLDPSQMSDLPGSMRQALAEGGVGPVVSIAEERRSADNTRKMLVKLRDGATVETVLIPNVTAGKSSLPDPTRPSVPGTGEVLEDADAAAAVEDEDDAGEGSNVARVTQCISTQVGCAMGCVFCASGQAGLKRHLGPDEIVGQVLLGKSRLDPGEQLRNVVFMGMGEPLHNYEATARTLKLLTHPDGISLSSRRVTVSTSGLVPEIERLGQDFAGNIGLAVSLHAADDETRSRLLPINKKYPLAKLMGALRAYPLPSRRRITIEYTLVAGRNDNAEEAKKLSKLLRGLPVKVNLIPMNPIADSALGPPDLSSVLAFQQVLCDDGYSCFIRRRRGDDVSAACGQLALAGAKRKIRLVS; encoded by the coding sequence ATGAGCACGAAGTCCACCGAAGTCCCGCCTGTCGCGCGCACCCCCGAAGAATGGGGCGAGGCCGTGCGCAAGATGGGAGGGCGCGCCTACCACGGGAAGCAGATCTTCCGCTGGATCCAGGCCCGCGGCGTGCTCGACCCGAGCCAGATGAGCGATCTGCCAGGCAGCATGCGCCAGGCCCTGGCCGAGGGCGGTGTCGGCCCGGTGGTGTCGATTGCCGAGGAGCGCCGCTCGGCCGACAACACGCGAAAGATGCTCGTGAAGCTGCGCGACGGCGCCACCGTCGAAACGGTGCTCATTCCCAACGTGACCGCGGGAAAGAGTTCGCTGCCCGACCCCACGCGGCCGTCCGTACCCGGGACCGGTGAGGTGCTGGAAGACGCGGACGCCGCGGCCGCGGTGGAAGACGAGGACGACGCGGGCGAGGGGAGCAACGTCGCACGCGTGACCCAGTGCATCTCGACGCAGGTCGGCTGCGCGATGGGCTGCGTCTTCTGCGCGAGCGGGCAGGCGGGGCTCAAACGCCACCTGGGGCCGGACGAAATCGTCGGGCAGGTGCTGCTCGGCAAGAGCCGGCTCGACCCGGGCGAGCAACTCCGCAACGTCGTCTTCATGGGCATGGGCGAGCCGCTGCACAATTACGAAGCCACGGCGCGCACGCTGAAGCTGCTCACGCACCCCGATGGCATCTCGCTGTCGTCGCGGCGGGTGACCGTCTCCACCAGCGGACTGGTCCCCGAGATCGAGCGCCTCGGGCAAGACTTCGCCGGCAACATCGGCCTCGCGGTGAGCCTCCACGCCGCGGACGACGAGACGCGGTCGCGGCTTCTGCCGATCAACAAGAAGTACCCGCTCGCCAAATTGATGGGCGCCCTGCGCGCGTACCCGCTGCCGAGCCGGCGGCGCATCACCATCGAGTACACCTTGGTGGCCGGGCGCAACGACAACGCCGAGGAAGCCAAGAAGCTCAGCAAGCTGCTTCGCGGGCTGCCGGTCAAAGTCAATTTGATCCCGATGAACCCGATTGCCGATTCGGCGCTCGGGCCGCCGGACCTGTCGAGCGTGCTCGCTTTTCAACAGGTGCTCTGCGACGACGGTTACTCGTGCTTCATTCGTCGCCGGCGCGGAGACGACGTCAGTGCGGCCTGCGGACAGCTCGCCCTCGCGGGTGCGAAACGAAAGATACGCCTCGTTAGTTGA
- a CDS encoding enoyl-CoA hydratase, whose translation MSSEVTVERIGRTSLVTINRPEARNALTREVIRGVRDAFIKANRDPELRCVVLTGAGQHFCAGADLRKNLMADPNLMDNLETYLDEYHSVIKAIVECEKPSIAMLDGCAVGFGADLALVCDLRVATPEAYVQEKFVKIGLMPDGGGTFFLPRLVGTARAMQMILLAEKIMGPELLSLGVVARVVASAELRETTFAVARQLEQGPPLAYREIRRALYASLGSIEDALRREREGQLRLLRSADAMEGIMSFVQKREPAFQGK comes from the coding sequence ATGAGCAGCGAAGTCACGGTCGAACGCATCGGTCGCACGAGTCTCGTCACCATCAACCGGCCCGAGGCGCGCAACGCACTCACACGCGAAGTGATTCGCGGCGTGCGCGATGCCTTCATCAAAGCCAATCGCGATCCGGAGCTTCGCTGCGTCGTGCTCACGGGCGCAGGCCAGCACTTTTGCGCGGGGGCCGATCTGCGCAAGAACCTGATGGCCGACCCGAACCTGATGGACAACCTCGAGACGTACCTTGACGAGTACCACTCGGTCATCAAGGCCATCGTCGAGTGCGAGAAGCCGTCGATCGCGATGCTCGATGGGTGCGCCGTCGGCTTCGGAGCGGATCTCGCGCTCGTGTGCGATTTGCGCGTGGCGACGCCGGAGGCGTACGTTCAGGAAAAGTTCGTCAAAATCGGATTGATGCCCGACGGCGGCGGCACCTTCTTCCTGCCGCGCCTCGTGGGGACGGCGCGCGCGATGCAGATGATTCTCCTGGCGGAGAAGATCATGGGGCCCGAGTTGCTTTCGCTCGGCGTGGTGGCCCGCGTCGTGGCCAGCGCCGAGCTACGCGAGACGACGTTCGCGGTCGCGCGGCAGCTCGAGCAGGGACCTCCCCTCGCCTACCGCGAGATCCGTCGCGCGCTCTACGCGAGCCTCGGATCCATCGAGGATGCATTGCGCCGCGAACGCGAAGGGCAGTTGCGCCTCCTGCGCAGCGCCGATGCCATGGAGGGCATCATGTCTTTCGTGCAGAAGCGCGAGCCGGCTTTCCAGGGGAAGTGA
- a CDS encoding acyl-CoA thioesterase, whose translation MLTYDRPVRFEEVDAAGIVFFPVFLNYCHDAMAALFDPLEGGYVRLVMERRIGLPTVHVEADYRAPLRYGDVARVEVKLLHMGSRSFSLGYTITRAADGLPVAEVKHVVATTDLHAMRAVPIPSDMRALLVRLSSSAP comes from the coding sequence ATGCTCACGTATGACCGGCCCGTGCGCTTCGAGGAAGTCGACGCAGCAGGCATCGTCTTTTTCCCCGTCTTTCTGAACTACTGCCACGACGCCATGGCCGCGCTGTTCGATCCGCTCGAGGGCGGCTACGTGCGCTTGGTCATGGAGCGGCGCATCGGCCTGCCCACCGTGCACGTGGAAGCCGACTACCGCGCCCCGCTGCGCTACGGCGACGTGGCGCGCGTCGAAGTGAAGCTGCTGCACATGGGCAGCCGGTCGTTCTCACTCGGGTACACCATCACCCGCGCGGCCGACGGCCTCCCCGTCGCCGAGGTGAAACACGTCGTGGCCACGACCGATCTCCACGCGATGCGCGCCGTACCCATCCCCAGCGACATGCGCGCGCTGTTGGTACGGCTCTCGTCGAGTGCGCCCTAA
- the mazG gene encoding nucleoside triphosphate pyrophosphohydrolase has protein sequence MPPRFDENAPRPVPPLPEQDGGTLPRLVAVMQRLLGPDGCPWDREQSFETLRRYVLEEACEVIDAIDGKDRHQLREELGDLALQIVFQAELARSEGAFAIDDVIAAIVDKLVHRHPHVFGDVKADDAKEVLANWEKIKAEEKKGRPMLAGVPRSLPALTRAQRIGEKVSRVGFDWDDASGSRAKVTEEIGELERAIASGEKAAIEEEFGDVLFALVNLARHIDVDAESALRVTIDKFTRRFGHVERRVQEQHGGWGNPRASADGKSANLPLATLDVYWEEAKAAETKAEE, from the coding sequence ATGCCCCCCCGATTCGACGAAAACGCACCCAGGCCCGTCCCCCCGCTTCCGGAGCAAGACGGAGGTACGCTCCCGCGCCTCGTCGCGGTCATGCAGCGCCTCCTTGGACCGGATGGTTGCCCATGGGATCGCGAGCAGTCGTTCGAAACGCTGCGCCGCTACGTCTTGGAAGAGGCGTGCGAGGTCATCGATGCCATCGACGGAAAAGATCGCCATCAGCTGCGCGAGGAGCTGGGCGATCTGGCGCTTCAAATCGTCTTTCAGGCGGAGCTCGCGCGGAGCGAGGGCGCCTTTGCCATCGACGACGTGATTGCGGCCATCGTCGACAAGCTGGTGCACCGCCACCCGCACGTGTTCGGCGACGTGAAGGCCGACGATGCCAAAGAGGTTTTGGCCAACTGGGAAAAGATCAAAGCCGAGGAAAAGAAGGGCCGCCCCATGCTGGCGGGCGTGCCGCGAAGTCTGCCGGCGCTGACGCGGGCGCAGCGCATTGGCGAGAAGGTCTCGCGCGTGGGCTTCGATTGGGACGATGCGAGCGGCTCCCGCGCGAAGGTGACCGAGGAGATCGGTGAGCTGGAGCGCGCCATCGCGAGCGGGGAGAAGGCGGCCATCGAGGAGGAGTTCGGCGACGTGCTCTTCGCGCTGGTGAACCTGGCGCGGCACATCGACGTCGACGCCGAATCGGCACTCCGCGTGACCATCGACAAGTTCACGCGTCGTTTCGGCCACGTGGAGCGGCGCGTTCAAGAGCAGCACGGCGGCTGGGGCAATCCGCGCGCGAGCGCCGACGGCAAGAGCGCCAACCTGCCGCTCGCCACCCTCGACGTCTATTGGGAAGAGGCGAAAGCCGCGGAAACGAAGGCCGAAGAATGA
- a CDS encoding DUF3501 family protein, protein MKPIVRSEILSLGDYEAIRPHFRARVIAEKKLRRLNLGSYASAVFENRDTVLLQIQEMLRTERITREAAVEHEIATYNQLVPGDNELSATVMIEIDDRTTRETFLPEAKGIEEHVALVVAGERFNATWDPERILPDRASAVLYLKFPLSEKAVAAFRSGAAVELIVDHASYRARVELPEPTKKSLAEDLESHAHV, encoded by the coding sequence ATGAAACCCATTGTTCGTAGCGAGATCTTGAGCCTCGGCGATTACGAGGCCATCCGTCCTCACTTCCGCGCGCGCGTCATCGCCGAGAAGAAGCTCCGCCGCCTCAACCTCGGTTCGTACGCGAGCGCCGTGTTCGAGAACCGCGACACCGTGCTCCTGCAGATTCAAGAGATGCTGCGCACCGAGCGCATCACCCGGGAAGCCGCCGTCGAGCACGAAATTGCCACGTACAACCAGCTCGTGCCCGGCGACAACGAGTTGTCCGCGACGGTGATGATCGAGATCGACGACCGCACCACACGCGAGACCTTCTTGCCCGAAGCAAAGGGCATCGAGGAGCACGTGGCGCTGGTGGTCGCGGGCGAGCGTTTCAACGCAACGTGGGATCCCGAGCGCATCTTGCCCGATCGCGCATCCGCCGTGCTGTATCTGAAGTTCCCGCTGTCCGAGAAGGCCGTCGCGGCATTTCGGTCAGGTGCCGCGGTCGAGTTGATCGTCGATCATGCAAGCTACCGCGCGCGCGTCGAGCTGCCGGAGCCCACGAAAAAGAGCTTGGCCGAGGACCTCGAGTCGCATGCTCACGTATGA
- a CDS encoding AI-2E family transporter: MESRAHRYLTWRRTWIIVGVLLAAGVAYLLRGVIVPLFLAFLLAYALDPFVDRLEALKVPRTLGAMLVMIGIFALIITILVYAIPLFLDELRAAARDLPSQVENLEDRLEPWLWNTFKLKVPHSLGELGHSLGERLEKQGPGLLSALALALFGTLSYVAVVLSALIVPVFALYLLIDFDRIVAHTGQLVPRRWIAPVTDVANQIHRTLGGYVRGQLTANFVLAALYATGLRIVDIRLAVAIGVATGMMAFVPYIGFFTGLFIALAMATLDWHGPGRLLGVLAVMGGVQLLDGLLITPRIVGRSVGLAPIEVLITMMAAASLFGFLGVLLAVPLGAVVKILIQRVVRVYLTSDFYSQA, from the coding sequence ATGGAATCGCGGGCTCATCGATACCTCACCTGGCGTCGGACCTGGATCATCGTGGGCGTGCTCCTGGCTGCCGGGGTGGCCTACCTTCTTCGCGGGGTCATCGTCCCGCTGTTTTTGGCCTTTCTCCTGGCCTACGCGCTGGATCCCTTCGTCGACCGGCTCGAGGCGCTCAAGGTGCCGCGCACGCTGGGCGCCATGCTGGTGATGATTGGCATCTTTGCGCTGATCATCACCATCCTCGTGTACGCGATCCCGCTTTTTCTCGACGAATTGCGCGCCGCCGCACGGGATTTGCCCTCCCAGGTGGAAAACCTGGAGGACCGGCTCGAGCCCTGGTTGTGGAACACCTTCAAGCTGAAGGTGCCGCACTCGCTGGGGGAGCTCGGGCACTCCCTGGGCGAACGGCTCGAAAAACAGGGTCCAGGCCTGCTGAGCGCGCTCGCGCTCGCCCTCTTTGGCACCCTCAGCTACGTCGCGGTCGTTCTCAGCGCGCTCATCGTGCCGGTGTTCGCGCTGTACTTGCTCATCGACTTCGACCGCATCGTCGCCCACACGGGGCAGCTCGTTCCGCGCCGCTGGATTGCCCCCGTCACCGACGTGGCCAATCAAATCCACCGCACGCTCGGCGGCTACGTGCGCGGGCAACTCACCGCCAACTTCGTCCTGGCCGCGCTCTACGCCACCGGCCTTCGCATCGTCGACATTCGCCTGGCCGTGGCCATCGGCGTCGCGACCGGCATGATGGCCTTCGTCCCGTACATTGGATTTTTCACGGGCCTCTTCATCGCCCTCGCCATGGCCACACTCGACTGGCACGGCCCCGGACGCCTGCTCGGGGTGCTCGCGGTGATGGGCGGCGTGCAGCTGCTCGATGGCTTGCTCATCACGCCGCGCATCGTCGGCCGATCCGTAGGCCTTGCCCCCATCGAGGTGCTCATCACGATGATGGCCGCCGCCTCGTTGTTCGGCTTCCTGGGGGTCCTGCTCGCCGTTCCGCTCGGTGCGGTGGTGAAGATCCTCATCCAGCGAGTGGTGCGCGTTTACCTTACGTCGGACTTCTACTCGCAAGCCTGA
- a CDS encoding prolipoprotein diacylglyceryl transferase: MLPYINVSDITIPIPIVNLTIPLHPFGLLVATGVLIGTALATRRARQRGLDLDKLNSFITWMLVAGFMGGHMLDEIFYHPTEIAKFENGHFEWVRPWSLLLLWEGLSSFGGFIGGLIGIMLWKYYELKPKLNVGPISIVWFTRRPEVQPVLPFCDLILSVFPVAWIFGRGGCSVVHDHPGARATADALFAVGYPFPDANLHPRVDEFIKFIHGAYPRYDLGLLEWLFTVVLALAFALTWRRKLPTGTYAVAAAFAYAPVRFAMDYLRISDERGADPRYGGLTPAQWSCIGLFLFGAWLLTRVRAMHANGVDPMDRVLAAPEQDAPLPEKQPA, from the coding sequence ATGCTCCCTTACATCAACGTTTCGGACATCACGATCCCGATCCCCATCGTCAACCTGACCATCCCGTTGCATCCATTCGGGCTTCTGGTTGCGACGGGGGTTCTCATCGGCACGGCACTGGCCACGCGGCGTGCGCGTCAGCGCGGGCTCGACTTGGACAAGCTCAATTCGTTCATCACGTGGATGCTCGTCGCCGGCTTCATGGGCGGCCACATGCTGGACGAGATTTTTTATCACCCGACGGAGATTGCCAAATTCGAAAATGGCCATTTCGAATGGGTGCGTCCCTGGTCGCTCCTCTTGCTCTGGGAGGGATTGAGCTCGTTCGGTGGCTTCATCGGTGGCCTCATCGGCATCATGCTCTGGAAGTATTACGAGCTGAAACCGAAGTTGAACGTCGGACCGATCTCCATCGTGTGGTTCACGCGGCGCCCCGAAGTGCAGCCCGTGCTGCCGTTCTGCGACTTGATCCTCTCGGTGTTTCCCGTGGCGTGGATCTTCGGCCGCGGCGGTTGCAGCGTGGTGCACGATCACCCGGGCGCGCGCGCCACGGCGGATGCGTTGTTTGCCGTGGGGTATCCGTTTCCCGATGCGAATCTGCATCCGCGGGTGGACGAGTTCATCAAGTTCATTCACGGCGCGTATCCGCGCTACGACTTGGGGCTGCTCGAGTGGCTGTTCACCGTGGTGCTGGCCTTGGCGTTCGCCCTCACCTGGCGCCGGAAGCTTCCCACGGGAACGTACGCGGTGGCGGCGGCCTTCGCCTATGCGCCGGTGCGCTTCGCGATGGATTATCTGCGCATCTCCGACGAGCGCGGCGCGGATCCGCGTTACGGCGGGCTTACGCCGGCCCAGTGGTCCTGCATTGGGCTCTTCCTGTTTGGCGCATGGCTGCTCACCCGTGTGCGCGCGATGCATGCGAACGGTGTCGATCCGATGGACCGCGTGCTTGCGGCGCCCGAGCAGGACGCACCTTTGCCGGAGAAACAGCCGGCTTAG
- a CDS encoding AgmX/PglI C-terminal domain-containing protein, which produces MSQTHQGSGAGQQPGQNRPGQMTAVMRAVAQQAGPKVLRIGLVQGGRVIEERIIKQRTSVTIGTSEKSMFVIPSQSVPAQFKLFELIGSEYHLNFLDGMKGRVALQTGISDIEGLRGQARRVGNAYQVRLTEEARGKIVVGETTFLFQFVAPPPPQPRPQLPLSVKGGLASQIDWDLTIIAAFSFLLHFGLIGAMYSDWMDPPVNEDFNIQGLVDLSKNLPPVQTETPTDATPSPSATSTASQASEGKKASAGGKAGGSVSDAKAAALSQQAEAMQMQMLAAFGGNSAVQGALNRSDIPPQDLSGVAKSGAGVSNTGGDLRLGSGGGGVVQPGKAGGGLAGIGNTGGGGTGSGAGKETAVKGPTGDAQIGSTTASVPVSNAERVVAGLRPKFRACYNKGLATDPGMAGAVTIVTKVAPNGEVSAADASNVSGLSSDVVSCIQRAVRNAQFDAPGGSGSTINIPVKFVQQGK; this is translated from the coding sequence ATGTCGCAGACGCACCAAGGATCGGGCGCAGGGCAGCAACCGGGACAGAATCGCCCCGGGCAGATGACCGCTGTCATGCGGGCGGTCGCGCAGCAGGCTGGGCCGAAGGTTCTGCGCATCGGTCTCGTACAAGGTGGGCGGGTCATCGAGGAGCGCATTATCAAGCAGCGCACCAGCGTGACCATCGGCACCAGCGAGAAGTCGATGTTCGTCATCCCCTCGCAGAGCGTCCCCGCGCAGTTCAAGCTGTTCGAGCTGATCGGCAGCGAGTACCACCTGAATTTCCTCGACGGCATGAAGGGCCGCGTCGCGCTTCAAACCGGCATCAGCGACATCGAGGGCCTTCGTGGCCAAGCACGCCGCGTGGGCAACGCCTACCAAGTTCGCCTCACGGAAGAAGCGCGCGGCAAAATCGTGGTCGGCGAGACCACGTTCCTCTTCCAATTCGTCGCTCCGCCGCCGCCCCAGCCGCGCCCGCAGCTTCCGCTGTCGGTCAAAGGTGGCTTGGCCAGCCAGATCGATTGGGATCTGACCATCATCGCGGCCTTCAGCTTTCTGCTGCACTTCGGCTTGATCGGCGCCATGTACTCGGACTGGATGGATCCGCCGGTCAACGAGGACTTCAACATTCAGGGCCTGGTCGACCTATCGAAGAACCTCCCGCCGGTGCAGACCGAAACGCCCACCGATGCCACCCCGAGCCCCTCGGCCACGTCCACGGCGAGCCAGGCGTCGGAAGGAAAGAAGGCGTCGGCCGGAGGCAAGGCCGGTGGCTCGGTAAGCGATGCGAAGGCCGCCGCGCTTTCGCAACAGGCCGAGGCGATGCAGATGCAAATGCTCGCAGCCTTCGGTGGCAATTCCGCGGTGCAGGGTGCGCTCAATCGAAGCGACATTCCCCCGCAGGACTTGAGCGGCGTGGCCAAATCCGGCGCGGGCGTCTCCAACACCGGCGGCGATCTCCGACTCGGCTCGGGCGGTGGCGGCGTGGTTCAACCCGGCAAAGCCGGCGGCGGCCTCGCGGGCATCGGCAACACGGGCGGTGGCGGCACCGGTTCGGGCGCTGGCAAAGAGACGGCGGTCAAAGGGCCGACGGGCGACGCGCAGATCGGCTCGACCACGGCATCGGTCCCCGTCTCCAACGCCGAACGCGTGGTGGCGGGCCTCCGTCCCAAGTTCCGCGCTTGCTACAACAAGGGGCTCGCAACCGATCCCGGCATGGCGGGCGCCGTCACCATCGTCACCAAGGTCGCCCCCAACGGCGAGGTGAGCGCCGCCGACGCGTCCAACGTCTCGGGTCTCTCGTCCGACGTCGTGTCGTGCATCCAACGCGCGGTGCGCAACGCGCAGTTCGACGCCCCAGGCGGAAGTGGCTCGACGATCAACATTCCGGTCAAATTCGTCCAACAGGGCAAATAG
- a CDS encoding rubrerythrin family protein, with the protein MGKTLAGTKTLGNLKEAFAGESQANRRYLYFAKVADVEGYPEIAGNFKETADGETGHAHGHLDYLKSVGDPATGLPFGNTEKNLKSAIAGETHEYETMYPGMAKTAREEGFDDIAEWFETLAKAEKSHAGRFTKMLEVLG; encoded by the coding sequence ATGGGCAAGACACTTGCAGGAACCAAGACGCTCGGCAATTTGAAGGAAGCCTTCGCCGGCGAGTCACAGGCCAACCGCCGCTACCTTTATTTCGCAAAGGTCGCGGACGTCGAGGGTTACCCGGAGATCGCGGGCAACTTCAAGGAGACTGCCGACGGCGAGACCGGCCACGCGCACGGCCACCTCGACTACCTCAAGTCGGTGGGTGACCCCGCGACGGGCCTCCCCTTCGGCAACACGGAGAAGAACCTCAAGAGCGCCATCGCGGGCGAGACGCACGAGTACGAGACCATGTACCCGGGCATGGCCAAGACCGCGCGCGAAGAGGGCTTCGACGACATCGCCGAGTGGTTCGAGACGCTCGCCAAGGCCGAGAAGAGCCACGCGGGCCGCTTCACGAAGATGCTCGAAGTTCTCGGATAA
- a CDS encoding transcriptional repressor, translating to MKSKEAGEQTSSSGETPREERIAQMMSDLRTLGLKLTPQRRAIVEQFACDPSHPTAQELFDRLHREFPTMSFATVYNTLDALTSANLAGTLRLDGHAARFDPNRMPHHHAVCDTCGVIVDVPAETLTPSDAAAQSVRERADGFHVRAVEQVYRGICGTCARKARA from the coding sequence ATGAAGTCCAAGGAAGCAGGCGAACAGACCTCTTCCAGCGGCGAGACGCCGCGGGAAGAACGCATCGCCCAGATGATGAGCGACTTGCGGACCCTCGGCTTGAAGCTCACGCCGCAGCGGCGCGCCATCGTCGAACAATTCGCCTGCGATCCCAGCCACCCCACGGCGCAGGAACTCTTCGATCGGCTCCATCGTGAGTTTCCGACGATGAGTTTCGCGACCGTCTACAACACGCTGGACGCGCTCACGTCGGCCAACCTCGCCGGCACCTTGCGACTCGACGGGCACGCCGCCCGGTTCGATCCGAACCGCATGCCGCACCACCACGCCGTGTGCGACACGTGCGGGGTCATCGTCGACGTGCCGGCCGAAACGCTGACCCCGAGCGATGCGGCTGCGCAATCGGTCCGCGAGCGGGCGGACGGCTTTCACGTTCGCGCGGTGGAGCAGGTCTACCGCGGAATTTGTGGCACGTGCGCCCGAAAAGCACGCGCCTGA
- a CDS encoding asparaginase — protein sequence MTARKALPRVLLLITGGTILMRGRPVLEPDKAAARDLVAEVPALGRIARIDTRVLFLMDSGDFQPENWVAIARAVHEALRSDKYAGIVVVHGTDTMAYTASALALLLGPIDRPVILTGSQRPLAELRTDARENLINATLAATLPVPEVAIAFASRVLRGARSIKRDAWALEAFDSPNCPPLATMGVGVDVLGHVRKKGRTAAAFDPRIESRVLAVRVFPGLDPGLLQGALRAGVRGLVLEAYGTGNLPHRGASLIPALEEARARKAPVVVVSQCPRGAVDIARYAGGAQASGAGALSGGDMTVECALAKLMIGLGRFGPGERLQRYLAMDVVGEITSPGKPARASARKT from the coding sequence GTGACTGCACGAAAGGCATTGCCGCGGGTCCTTCTCCTCATCACCGGGGGAACCATTTTGATGCGCGGCCGGCCCGTGCTGGAGCCCGACAAGGCCGCGGCGCGCGATCTCGTCGCGGAGGTGCCGGCGCTGGGGCGCATCGCGCGCATCGATACGCGAGTGCTCTTTCTCATGGATTCAGGCGATTTCCAGCCGGAAAACTGGGTGGCCATCGCCCGCGCGGTGCACGAGGCGCTGCGCTCGGACAAGTACGCGGGCATCGTGGTGGTGCACGGCACCGACACGATGGCCTACACCGCGAGCGCGCTGGCGTTGCTCCTCGGCCCCATCGATCGGCCCGTGATCCTCACCGGCTCGCAGCGGCCGCTCGCCGAGCTGCGCACCGACGCGCGCGAGAACCTGATCAACGCGACACTCGCGGCCACTTTGCCGGTGCCCGAGGTGGCCATCGCATTTGCCTCGCGCGTGCTGCGCGGGGCGCGGAGCATCAAACGCGATGCGTGGGCGCTGGAGGCGTTCGACTCGCCGAATTGCCCGCCGCTGGCGACCATGGGGGTGGGGGTCGACGTCCTCGGGCACGTACGGAAGAAGGGACGCACCGCGGCGGCCTTCGATCCACGCATCGAGTCGCGCGTGCTGGCCGTGCGCGTCTTTCCCGGACTCGATCCAGGTTTGCTCCAAGGCGCTCTGCGCGCCGGCGTGCGCGGGCTGGTGCTCGAGGCTTACGGCACGGGCAACCTGCCGCATCGAGGCGCATCGCTCATTCCCGCGCTGGAAGAGGCGCGTGCGCGCAAGGCGCCCGTCGTCGTGGTGAGCCAGTGCCCGCGCGGCGCGGTCGACATCGCGCGCTATGCGGGCGGGGCGCAGGCGTCGGGTGCCGGCGCCCTTTCCGGCGGCGACATGACCGTGGAATGCGCCCTGGCCAAGCTGATGATCGGCCTCGGGCGCTTCGGGCCAGGGGAGCGCTTGCAGCGCTATCTGGCCATGGACGTCGTGGGCGAGATCACTTCCCCTGGAAAGCCGGCTCGCGCTTCTGCACGAAAGACATGA